A region of the Blattabacterium cuenoti genome:
TTCTAATCGATTATTTCCTCTAGATAAAGAAATCACATTCATTAATGCTAATGCAAAAGTACTTGTCTTAATTCCTCCACCTGTAGAAGCGGGAGAGGCTCCAATCCACATCAAAAAAATCGTAAATAATATAGTAATTGGGGTCCATTTATTCAGGTTTAATACTTGAAATCCTGCTGTTCTAGATGTGGCAGAAGAAAAAAATGAAGCAATCCATTTTCCAGTAAAAGAAGGATGTTCGATAAGAGAGAAATGAAATTCACTGAAATAATAAAAAATGGTTCCAAAAAAAAGTAAGATAAAGGTTGTGAATACAACAATTTTTGTATTCAAAGTAACAATATGAGCAGGATATCTCAAATATTCCTCTTTAAAAACTCTATAAAAATATTTTTTGATTGTCATCCATATATATGTAAAAAAGTTAAATAAAATATTAAAACCTATTCCTCCCAATATTAATAAACAGGCAATAATAAATTGTAATAGATAATTAAATCTAACAGATTCAGAATAAAGACCTTCACTAAGAGTAGAAAATCCACTATTACAAAAAGCGGATATAGAATGGAAAATAGAAAAAAATAAAAGACTATCAGTTTCTATAAAACTTTTTTCCTTATTAATAGAAAAATAAATTAACAAAGTTCCTATAATTTCTACTGTTAAAGTAAACAGAACAACTTTTACGGCTAAACTAAGAACATTATTAGTAGTTTTTGTATTCAAAAAATTGCTAATGTATATTCCTTCTCTAAAAGAAATCCCGTCCATAAAAAAATAACTAAAAAAAGAAGTGATGGTTAAAATTCCTAAACCTCCGAGTTCTACTAACGTTATAATAATCACTTTTCCCAAATAGGTAAAATCTTTTGCGGTATCTAATACGACTAGACCTGTCACACAAACGGCACTAGTAGAAGTAAACAAGGCATCTATAAAGGATATTTTTTGAACTGTAGAAGTCGGAAGCATAAGCAAGACTGCCCCTACAAAAGATAGAAATACAAAACTAGTAATAAAAATAAAAGCAGGATTATGTATTTTGACATATATTATTCGCATAAAATAGGTAATACGAATCAATATGTATAAAGTCAAACAAATTAATAAGGTTATTTGTATATCTGTTGTTTTATCAGTTTTTGAAAAAAAGAATTGTCCAACAGAAAAAATAAAAGAAGTAATTAAAATAAAAAAAGATAAAAAAATCATGGATTTATATCCCTTGTAGAGACTCCTTTCGAAAAAAAAACAAAAATGAAAAATACTAAGTAGGAATACGATTCCCATGAGAATTCCTATATCTAAAACAGGATTTAGAAATGTTTTCCATCCTAAAGAAATAAT
Encoded here:
- a CDS encoding TrkH family potassium uptake protein encodes the protein MTQIIFRNILPFITPITFFYIIISLGWKTFLNPVLDIGILMGIVFLLSIFHFCFFFERSLYKGYKSMIFLSFFILITSFIFSVGQFFFSKTDKTTDIQITLLICLTLYILIRITYFMRIIYVKIHNPAFIFITSFVFLSFVGAVLLMLPTSTVQKISFIDALFTSTSAVCVTGLVVLDTAKDFTYLGKVIIITLVELGGLGILTITSFFSYFFMDGISFREGIYISNFLNTKTTNNVLSLAVKVVLFTLTVEIIGTLLIYFSINKEKSFIETDSLLFFSIFHSISAFCNSGFSTLSEGLYSESVRFNYLLQFIIACLLILGGIGFNILFNFFTYIWMTIKKYFYRVFKEEYLRYPAHIVTLNTKIVVFTTFILLFFGTIFYYFSEFHFSLIEHPSFTGKWIASFFSSATSRTAGFQVLNLNKWTPITILFTIFLMWIGASPASTGGGIKTSTFALALMNVISLSRGNNRLEIQRKEISSESVRRSFAIIILSLIVIYISILIILFFDPEKEILSISFEVFSAFSTVGLSLGITSNLSNGSKFVLIILMFLGRIGIFNIMVGLLKNRINSHYYYRFPQGNILI